In Scyliorhinus torazame isolate Kashiwa2021f chromosome 18, sScyTor2.1, whole genome shotgun sequence, the following are encoded in one genomic region:
- the LOC140395578 gene encoding uncharacterized protein isoform X1, whose protein sequence is MESYEEFCQARLAQIKAKVKLEKSSLPTTNNCRGSLIRFHGTAILPPMLSPEERKEIQRLQLKVMHNSETSKEKLHESQTNMQILEIDSAQLIEVSSVKDSPEDCSFLMLPDMSVNNGPVKLMNSGCIKDSNLTTVHKTSHGHNQPQIFDPPVAQLSHDVEEICTTNLMTDPTPVLMRSDLIDENVSSHPASFSCLGLVASDSTRAKSHNKNGPKSDDPQKAAPNPLQNVTVHKITDAPKHKANNSINKQDNLYGIESDDWIEKPTGDKTNSHNSECLHHPTDRPDVSQNSSPDTPALSLQSLLKKSREYRDRQRQSKLLKTLQLNIPGETLSDKENELDAIKVGKNIRRKRNDSGKTMLPKTTLKPEPARPSVFLPCSHTFSEHDQTFITCDVSTGESNLGLHKLPKENKAAKIDEVVPNNTLKSSKPFKMIRKCSCSKRSPVQLNAAEEAPQGQEGGDNLSGSAKIQNGGFMAPKLTLSKSPEFSKKWIRPSQKLLVSTPISVSREKSEQQQHRGSCSDTAEDRAKISQAPTQCVADLGMNQANPRALTIGLQTALASSCEVARN, encoded by the exons ATGGAGAGTTACGAAGAATTCTGCCAAGCTCGACTTGCTCAGATCAAAGCTAAAGTTAAGTTGGAGAAAAGTTCTCTACCAACAACAAACAACTGCAGAGGTTCTTTGATTCGGTTTCATGGTACTGCTATACTTCCACCAATG CTTTCTCCAGAAGagaggaaagagatacagagattacAACTGAAGGTCATGCACAACAGTGAAACTTCAAAGGAGAAACTGCATGAATCACAAACAAATATGCAAATATTGGAGATAGACAGTGCGCAG CTAATCGAAGTGTCATCAGTTAAGGACAGCCCAGAAGATTGCTCATTTTTAATGTTACCTGACATGTCTGTGAATAACGGTCCTGTTAAACTGATGAACAGTGGATGCATAAAGGATTCCAACTTGACCACTGTGCACAAAACCTCACATGGACACAATCAGCCTCAAATATTTGACCCTCCTGTTGCACAATTGTCACATGACGTTGAAGAAATATGTACTACAAACCTTATGACAGATCCTACGCCTGTATTAATGAGGTCTGATTTGATTGATGAAAATGTTTCAAGTCACCCTGCCAGTTTTTCATGCTTGGGTCTTGTGGCAAGTGATAGTACAAGGGCCAAGAGTCACAATAAGAATGGTCCTAAATCAGATGATCCTCAAAAAGCAGCTCCTAATCCTCTTCAAAATGTTACTGTACATAAAATAACTGATGCACCGAAGCACAAAGCTAATAATTCTATCAATAAACAAGATAATTTATATGGTATTGAGAGTGATGACTGGATTGAAAAACCTACAGGAGATAAAACCAATAGCCATAACTCCGAATGCCTCCATCATCCTACTGATAGACCTGATGTGAGCCAGAATTCATCACCCGACACCCCTGCACTTAGCCTACAGAGTCTATTGAAAAAATCCAGAGAATATCGAGATAGGCAGAGACAATCCAAGCTGCTTAAAACCTTGCAACTCAATATTCCAGGAGAAACCCTTTCTGACAAGGAAAATGAATTGGATGCCATTAAAGTGGGCAAAAATATCAGGAGGAAAAGAAATGATTCAGGAAAAACCATGCTGCCTAAAACAACCTTAAAACCTGAACCAGCTCGGCCTTCTGTTTTCTTACCTTGTTCCCATACTTTTTCTGAACACGACCAAACATTCATAACCTGTGATGTGAGCACAGGAGAGTCAAACTTAGGGCTACACAAGTTACCAAAGGAGAATAAAGCTGCCAAAATAGATGAGGTGGTTCCGAACAACACCCTCAAGTCCTCAAAGCCATTTAAAATGATACGGAAGTGTTCCTGCTCCAAGCGAAGCCCGGTGCAATTAAACGCTGCAGAGGAAGCACCTCAGGGCCAGGAGGGAGGTGACAACTTGAGTGGCTCTGCAAAAATTCAAAATGGAGGTTTCATGGCGCCCAAATTAACACTGAGCAAAAGTCCAGAGTTTTCAAAGAAGTGGATACGCCCATCACAAAAGCTGCTAGTAAGTACTCCAATCAGCGTGAGTCGTGAAAAGAGTGAACAACAACAGCACAGAGGAAGTTGTTCAGACACAGCAGAGGACCGAGCAAAGATCAGCCAAGCTCCAACACAGTGTGTTGCTGACCTGGGAATGAACCAGGCCAATCCGAGAGCTCTAACAATAGGTTTGCAAACCGCACTAGCTTCATCCTGTGAAGTAGCAAGAAATTAG
- the LOC140395578 gene encoding uncharacterized protein isoform X2 yields MHNSETSKEKLHESQTNMQILEIDSAQLIEVSSVKDSPEDCSFLMLPDMSVNNGPVKLMNSGCIKDSNLTTVHKTSHGHNQPQIFDPPVAQLSHDVEEICTTNLMTDPTPVLMRSDLIDENVSSHPASFSCLGLVASDSTRAKSHNKNGPKSDDPQKAAPNPLQNVTVHKITDAPKHKANNSINKQDNLYGIESDDWIEKPTGDKTNSHNSECLHHPTDRPDVSQNSSPDTPALSLQSLLKKSREYRDRQRQSKLLKTLQLNIPGETLSDKENELDAIKVGKNIRRKRNDSGKTMLPKTTLKPEPARPSVFLPCSHTFSEHDQTFITCDVSTGESNLGLHKLPKENKAAKIDEVVPNNTLKSSKPFKMIRKCSCSKRSPVQLNAAEEAPQGQEGGDNLSGSAKIQNGGFMAPKLTLSKSPEFSKKWIRPSQKLLVSTPISVSREKSEQQQHRGSCSDTAEDRAKISQAPTQCVADLGMNQANPRALTIGLQTALASSCEVARN; encoded by the exons ATGCACAACAGTGAAACTTCAAAGGAGAAACTGCATGAATCACAAACAAATATGCAAATATTGGAGATAGACAGTGCGCAG CTAATCGAAGTGTCATCAGTTAAGGACAGCCCAGAAGATTGCTCATTTTTAATGTTACCTGACATGTCTGTGAATAACGGTCCTGTTAAACTGATGAACAGTGGATGCATAAAGGATTCCAACTTGACCACTGTGCACAAAACCTCACATGGACACAATCAGCCTCAAATATTTGACCCTCCTGTTGCACAATTGTCACATGACGTTGAAGAAATATGTACTACAAACCTTATGACAGATCCTACGCCTGTATTAATGAGGTCTGATTTGATTGATGAAAATGTTTCAAGTCACCCTGCCAGTTTTTCATGCTTGGGTCTTGTGGCAAGTGATAGTACAAGGGCCAAGAGTCACAATAAGAATGGTCCTAAATCAGATGATCCTCAAAAAGCAGCTCCTAATCCTCTTCAAAATGTTACTGTACATAAAATAACTGATGCACCGAAGCACAAAGCTAATAATTCTATCAATAAACAAGATAATTTATATGGTATTGAGAGTGATGACTGGATTGAAAAACCTACAGGAGATAAAACCAATAGCCATAACTCCGAATGCCTCCATCATCCTACTGATAGACCTGATGTGAGCCAGAATTCATCACCCGACACCCCTGCACTTAGCCTACAGAGTCTATTGAAAAAATCCAGAGAATATCGAGATAGGCAGAGACAATCCAAGCTGCTTAAAACCTTGCAACTCAATATTCCAGGAGAAACCCTTTCTGACAAGGAAAATGAATTGGATGCCATTAAAGTGGGCAAAAATATCAGGAGGAAAAGAAATGATTCAGGAAAAACCATGCTGCCTAAAACAACCTTAAAACCTGAACCAGCTCGGCCTTCTGTTTTCTTACCTTGTTCCCATACTTTTTCTGAACACGACCAAACATTCATAACCTGTGATGTGAGCACAGGAGAGTCAAACTTAGGGCTACACAAGTTACCAAAGGAGAATAAAGCTGCCAAAATAGATGAGGTGGTTCCGAACAACACCCTCAAGTCCTCAAAGCCATTTAAAATGATACGGAAGTGTTCCTGCTCCAAGCGAAGCCCGGTGCAATTAAACGCTGCAGAGGAAGCACCTCAGGGCCAGGAGGGAGGTGACAACTTGAGTGGCTCTGCAAAAATTCAAAATGGAGGTTTCATGGCGCCCAAATTAACACTGAGCAAAAGTCCAGAGTTTTCAAAGAAGTGGATACGCCCATCACAAAAGCTGCTAGTAAGTACTCCAATCAGCGTGAGTCGTGAAAAGAGTGAACAACAACAGCACAGAGGAAGTTGTTCAGACACAGCAGAGGACCGAGCAAAGATCAGCCAAGCTCCAACACAGTGTGTTGCTGACCTGGGAATGAACCAGGCCAATCCGAGAGCTCTAACAATAGGTTTGCAAACCGCACTAGCTTCATCCTGTGAAGTAGCAAGAAATTAG